One genomic region from Ralstonia pseudosolanacearum encodes:
- a CDS encoding Hpt domain-containing protein, translating into MPPHPTTAIAPAPRAAVRPAIADTLPAQIVLVLTELFGTDLRQWRFLIDLFCDTAMQDLADLEAAIARGAAADIATAAHRIVGSARMLGHAAIGDAAHAVERIALSDDNSRAHPADLQHAFVGLRMQIDTFRRHACRSAWPDASAPG; encoded by the coding sequence ATGCCACCGCATCCCACCACCGCCATCGCGCCCGCGCCTCGCGCCGCAGTCCGCCCCGCCATCGCCGACACCCTGCCGGCGCAGATCGTCCTCGTCCTCACCGAGCTGTTCGGCACCGACCTGCGGCAATGGCGCTTCCTCATCGACCTGTTCTGCGACACCGCCATGCAGGATCTCGCCGACCTGGAAGCCGCCATCGCCCGCGGCGCGGCCGCCGACATCGCCACGGCTGCCCACCGAATCGTCGGCTCGGCGCGGATGCTCGGCCACGCGGCCATCGGCGACGCGGCACACGCCGTGGAGCGCATCGCCCTGAGCGACGACAACAGCCGCGCCCACCCGGCCGACCTCCAGCACGCATTCGTCGGCCTGCGCATGCAGATCGACACCTTCCGTCGGCACGCGTGCCGCAGCGCGTGGCCCGACGCCAGCGCCCCCGGCTAG
- a CDS encoding APC family permease translates to MTTNAPAELERQALGLAESVVMGVAGTAPAFSIAATTATLIGAVGLLAPASLLYCGLIMFGVTFAYLHLNRLNPSAGAAYAWVGAIFNRTLGFFAGWALLVASVVFMVSGTIPAATATLTLVAPGLAVQPAAVALVAAGWLLVVSAVIVKGIKLTSYSQIVMTVTEAAILLALIVLALAKYGAHPAHGFSLVWLSPGSFTPQLFATGALTALFFFWGWDVTVNLTEETRDASRAPGHGALWAMLIVLALFMGFAVVILLVLNDQEIQQSSTNVVFAIADKLLPRPWSYVAVIAVMLSTVGTLETSILQFTRTLYAKGRDGIVHPRYAILHKRWRTPWVATAMITAIGLLLLFGASYFPSVSAIIKDSVNAIGFQVAFYYGLAGFACAWRFRREALRSVFNLVFLLVWPLFSALFLWFIAAYSVPTFDLATNVVGLGGIALGVVPLMLNRRMAARAAAG, encoded by the coding sequence ATGACGACGAACGCTCCGGCGGAATTGGAGAGGCAGGCGCTGGGCCTGGCTGAATCGGTGGTGATGGGCGTGGCCGGCACGGCGCCGGCTTTCAGCATTGCCGCCACCACGGCCACGCTGATCGGCGCGGTCGGCCTGCTGGCGCCGGCCAGTCTGCTGTATTGCGGGCTGATCATGTTCGGCGTGACCTTCGCGTATCTGCATCTGAACCGGCTGAACCCCAGTGCCGGCGCCGCGTATGCCTGGGTGGGCGCGATCTTCAATCGCACGCTCGGGTTCTTCGCTGGCTGGGCGCTGCTGGTGGCGTCGGTGGTATTCATGGTGTCGGGCACGATTCCGGCGGCGACGGCCACACTCACGCTGGTCGCGCCCGGGCTGGCGGTGCAGCCGGCGGCGGTGGCGCTGGTGGCTGCAGGGTGGCTGCTGGTGGTGAGCGCGGTCATCGTCAAGGGCATCAAGCTGACCAGCTATTCGCAGATCGTCATGACGGTGACGGAGGCGGCGATCCTGCTGGCGTTGATCGTGCTGGCGCTGGCCAAGTACGGCGCGCATCCGGCGCACGGGTTTTCGCTGGTGTGGTTGTCGCCCGGCAGCTTTACGCCGCAGTTGTTCGCCACCGGCGCGCTGACGGCGCTGTTCTTCTTCTGGGGTTGGGACGTGACGGTCAACCTGACCGAGGAGACGCGCGACGCCAGCCGCGCGCCTGGCCACGGGGCGCTGTGGGCGATGCTGATCGTGCTGGCGCTGTTCATGGGCTTTGCGGTGGTGATCCTGCTGGTGCTCAATGACCAGGAGATCCAGCAATCGAGCACCAACGTCGTCTTTGCGATTGCCGACAAGCTGCTGCCGCGCCCCTGGAGCTACGTGGCCGTGATCGCGGTCATGCTCAGCACCGTGGGCACGCTGGAGACGTCCATTCTGCAGTTCACGCGCACGCTTTACGCTAAGGGGCGCGATGGCATCGTGCACCCGCGCTACGCGATCCTGCACAAGCGGTGGCGCACGCCATGGGTGGCCACGGCGATGATCACGGCGATCGGGCTGCTGCTGCTGTTCGGCGCGTCGTACTTTCCGAGCGTGAGCGCCATCATCAAGGACTCGGTGAACGCGATCGGCTTCCAGGTGGCCTTCTACTACGGGCTGGCGGGCTTTGCTTGCGCATGGCGCTTTCGCCGCGAGGCGCTGAGGTCGGTCTTCAATCTGGTGTTCCTGCTGGTGTGGCCGCTGTTCAGTGCGCTGTTCCTGTGGTTCATCGCGGCCTACAGCGTGCCGACCTTCGATCTGGCGACCAACGTGGTGGGCCTGGGCGGCATCGCGCTTGGCGTGGTACCGCTGATGCTCAACCGCCGCATGGCGGCGCGCGCGGCGGCGGGCTAG
- a CDS encoding DMT family transporter, whose protein sequence is MSFRSAAPALGAALLFGASTPLAKTLVGTVSPILLAGLLYLGSGLGLAGFLLARRLLKRGTPSAAGSPPIPRHEVPWLLGAIAAGGVAGPALLMMGLASTAAAPAALLLNVEGALTALIAWIVFREHTDRQIVLGMIAIVAGGVLLSWQPGAARFSPGALLIVAACACWAIDNNLTRNVSTNDAVLIACLKGLVAGGCNTAFALAAGGRLPAGWPLASAMLIGFAGYGVSLALFVIALRHLGTARTGAYFSVAPLFGVVIALLIWPEMPGVLFWLAAALMALGLWLHLRERHEHEHAHEPMEHTHAHRHDEHHQHTHDFPWDGQEPHVHRHRHEALIHKHPHYPDIHHRHPH, encoded by the coding sequence ATGTCCTTCCGATCCGCCGCCCCCGCCCTCGGTGCCGCACTGCTGTTCGGCGCGAGCACGCCGCTTGCCAAGACCTTGGTGGGCACGGTCTCGCCCATCCTGCTGGCGGGCCTGCTGTATCTGGGCAGCGGCCTGGGCCTGGCCGGCTTCCTGCTCGCGAGACGGCTGTTGAAGCGGGGCACCCCGTCCGCCGCCGGCTCGCCGCCGATTCCGCGCCACGAAGTGCCGTGGCTGCTCGGCGCCATCGCGGCGGGGGGCGTGGCGGGCCCCGCCCTCCTGATGATGGGCCTGGCCAGCACGGCCGCCGCCCCGGCCGCACTGCTGCTCAATGTCGAAGGCGCGCTGACCGCGCTCATCGCCTGGATCGTGTTCCGGGAACACACCGACCGGCAGATCGTGCTCGGCATGATCGCCATCGTCGCCGGCGGCGTGCTCCTGTCATGGCAGCCCGGCGCCGCGCGCTTTTCGCCCGGCGCGCTGCTGATCGTCGCGGCCTGCGCCTGCTGGGCCATCGACAACAACCTGACGCGCAACGTCTCGACCAACGACGCCGTGCTGATCGCCTGCCTGAAGGGCCTCGTGGCCGGCGGCTGCAACACCGCATTCGCCTTGGCCGCGGGCGGCAGGCTGCCCGCGGGATGGCCGCTGGCGTCAGCGATGCTGATCGGCTTTGCCGGCTACGGCGTCAGCCTGGCCCTGTTCGTCATCGCGCTGCGGCATCTGGGGACGGCGCGCACGGGCGCCTATTTCTCCGTGGCCCCGCTGTTCGGCGTCGTGATCGCGCTGCTGATCTGGCCCGAGATGCCCGGCGTCCTGTTCTGGCTTGCCGCGGCGCTGATGGCCCTCGGCCTCTGGCTGCACCTGCGCGAGCGGCACGAGCACGAACACGCGCACGAACCGATGGAGCACACGCACGCGCATCGCCACGACGAGCACCATCAGCACACGCACGACTTTCCGTGGGACGGCCAGGAGCCGCACGTCCACCGCCACCGGCACGAAGCGCTGATCCACAAGCACCCGCATTACCCGGACATCCACCACCGCCATCCGCATTGA
- a CDS encoding sensor histidine kinase encodes MLSVQRRLMLVHLAVIAVIVASAASAAWWQLSRSVHRQLDGALLALAETEAGMLLENRGLPVRVHERPVGAPPSLVRLDRLVQIVDAHGEVLAHSANLGATRLPTPDSLLARLAAGETVFETLPNFSEEPLRMVSLPVQAGGAAPVVIQVAGSLDDVNGVLDSAALLFACLAIALAASVGTAGALLTRRLFRAIDNVVKQARRIGDTNLDARLPHPGTADDIGRLVDTLNDMLDRLEHAFDAQRHFTADASHELRSPLSRLRTEIEITLRRERSREDYVETLRSCLEEVARLTLLVEELLMLARLDAGQERGSQDAVSVATLVADSVRRMQPAAHERLIRLVVGAGSVPAIKVARGPASLALANLLDNAVKFSPQGSQVDISWTIDQEQAVLKVSDHGPGIPDHELPHVFDRFYRGAGARAGTAEGTGLGLALSSAIVLAHGGRIDVENAPAGGTVFQVRLPLAT; translated from the coding sequence ATGCTTAGCGTCCAGCGGCGCCTGATGCTGGTGCATCTGGCCGTCATCGCGGTGATCGTGGCGAGCGCGGCATCGGCGGCGTGGTGGCAGCTCTCGCGCTCCGTGCACCGGCAGCTGGACGGCGCGCTCCTCGCCCTGGCGGAAACCGAGGCCGGCATGTTGCTGGAGAACCGGGGGCTGCCCGTGCGCGTGCACGAAAGGCCCGTCGGGGCGCCGCCGTCCTTGGTGCGCCTGGACCGGCTGGTCCAGATCGTCGATGCGCATGGCGAGGTCCTGGCGCACAGCGCCAACCTCGGCGCGACGCGGCTGCCCACGCCTGACAGCCTGCTGGCCCGGCTGGCGGCGGGGGAAACCGTCTTCGAGACCCTGCCCAACTTCAGCGAGGAGCCCCTGCGCATGGTGTCCCTGCCGGTGCAGGCCGGCGGCGCAGCGCCCGTTGTCATCCAGGTGGCCGGCTCGCTGGACGACGTCAACGGGGTGCTGGACTCGGCCGCCCTGCTGTTCGCCTGCCTGGCGATCGCCTTGGCCGCATCGGTGGGCACCGCCGGCGCCCTGCTGACGCGGCGGCTCTTCCGGGCCATCGACAACGTCGTCAAGCAGGCCCGCCGCATCGGCGACACCAACCTGGACGCGCGCCTTCCACATCCGGGCACGGCCGACGACATCGGCAGGCTGGTCGACACGCTGAACGACATGCTCGACCGCCTCGAGCATGCCTTCGACGCGCAGCGGCACTTCACCGCCGATGCCTCGCACGAGCTGCGCTCGCCGCTGTCGCGGCTGCGCACGGAAATCGAGATCACGCTGCGGCGCGAGCGCAGCCGCGAAGACTATGTCGAAACCTTGCGCTCCTGCCTGGAGGAGGTGGCGCGGCTGACCCTGCTGGTCGAAGAACTGCTCATGCTCGCGCGGCTCGATGCCGGCCAGGAGCGCGGCAGCCAGGACGCGGTGTCGGTGGCGACGCTGGTGGCAGACAGCGTGCGCAGAATGCAGCCGGCCGCGCACGAGCGCCTGATCCGGCTGGTGGTCGGCGCCGGCTCCGTCCCGGCCATCAAGGTGGCGCGGGGGCCGGCGAGCCTGGCGCTGGCCAACCTGCTCGACAACGCCGTGAAATTCTCGCCCCAGGGGAGCCAGGTCGACATCTCCTGGACGATCGATCAGGAGCAGGCCGTGCTGAAGGTATCCGACCACGGCCCCGGCATCCCCGACCACGAACTGCCGCACGTCTTCGACCGCTTCTATCGCGGCGCCGGCGCCCGCGCGGGCACCGCCGAGGGCACCGGCCTCGGGCTGGCGCTGTCCAGCGCCATCGTGCTGGCCCACGGCGGCCGCATCGATGTCGAGAACGCGCCGGCCGGCGGCACGGTCTTCCAAGTCAGACTGCCGCTGGCCACGTAG
- the fdhD gene encoding formate dehydrogenase accessory sulfurtransferase FdhD gives MTAFTRHPAGLPVVSTSATRRTRAGTQEDATTAVADEAPVALVFNGITHAVMMASPTDLEAFALGFALSEGIIDSRADWRGADVDAHPHGLEVHAEIATHCFVRLKARRRALAGPTGCGLCGIESLQTFETAPVPLAPPAWVPTLPDALVLDALKALTAAHQPANALTGGLHAAGWVPANGNGMPAHVLEDVGRHNALDKLIGRLAQLGIAPADGFIVMTSRASFELVRKCVQTGVPLLATISAPSSLAIAHARTGQLTLLAFCRGDSVTRFA, from the coding sequence ATGACCGCCTTCACCCGCCATCCCGCCGGCCTGCCGGTCGTCTCCACCTCGGCGACGCGGCGCACGCGCGCCGGCACGCAGGAAGACGCCACCACCGCCGTCGCCGACGAGGCGCCCGTCGCGCTGGTGTTCAACGGCATCACGCACGCCGTGATGATGGCTTCGCCGACCGACCTGGAGGCGTTTGCGCTGGGGTTCGCGCTGTCCGAAGGCATCATCGACAGCCGTGCCGACTGGCGCGGCGCCGACGTCGACGCGCATCCGCACGGCCTGGAAGTGCACGCCGAGATTGCCACGCACTGCTTTGTCCGCCTGAAGGCGCGCCGGCGCGCGCTGGCCGGGCCCACCGGCTGCGGCCTGTGCGGCATCGAGAGTCTGCAGACCTTCGAGACCGCGCCCGTGCCGCTCGCGCCGCCGGCGTGGGTGCCGACCCTGCCCGATGCGCTAGTGCTGGACGCGCTGAAGGCGCTCACCGCCGCCCATCAGCCCGCCAACGCGCTCACCGGGGGCCTGCATGCCGCCGGCTGGGTGCCCGCCAACGGCAACGGCATGCCCGCGCACGTGCTGGAAGACGTCGGCCGGCACAACGCGCTGGACAAGCTGATCGGCCGGCTGGCCCAGCTCGGCATCGCCCCCGCCGACGGCTTCATTGTGATGACGAGCCGCGCGAGCTTCGAACTGGTACGCAAATGCGTGCAGACCGGCGTGCCGCTGCTGGCGACCATCTCCGCACCGTCGTCGCTGGCCATCGCACATGCCAGGACGGGGCAGCTGACACTGCTGGCGTTCTGCCGCGGCGACAGCGTCACGCGGTTTGCCTAG
- a CDS encoding FdhF/YdeP family oxidoreductase, which translates to MKHQKIEFYRHPAGGWGALKSVAHQLLSQGIAAKGAKTLLSANQPDGFDCPGCAWPDRDHASTFEFCENGVKAVAAEATARRTTPEFFAQHTVRELAEWSDFALEDQGRLTHPMVYDAATDKYVPIEWDAAFALIAQHLRALPDPNQAIFYTSGRTSNEAAFLYQLFVRAYGTNNFPDCSNMCHEPSGTGMRSSIGVGKGTVTLDDFTQADAIFIFGQNPGTNHPRMLGELREAAKRGAAIVSFNPLRERGLERFADPQSKIEMLTLGSTRISTEYHQVRIGGDLATIKGLIKHVIERDDAACSRGEPAIIDHDFVARHTGGYDTFAADVRAESWATIEAESGLSEAEIRQAGDTYIRAGSVIACWGMGITQHKHSVATIQMIVNLLLLRGNIGRPGAGACPVRGHSNVQGDRTMGIYEKPAPAFLDRLDSVFGLTVPREHGYDTVGAIEAMRNGAARVFFAMGGNFAAATPDTAATWAGLRQCDLTVHVTTKLNRSHIVHGQAALILPCLGRTEIDQQAGGAQGVTVEDSMSMVHMSAGINPPASPHLLSEPAIVARLAEATLPEHTVPWRWLVEDYDRIRERIEAVFDDFAGFNEKIRVPGGFRLRNTASERIWNTPSGKAVFHTHGIPTDTPVHRARERHADATVFTLATVRSHDQYNTTIYGMDDRYRGVFGQRRVVFIHAEDLRTIRLKDGDWVDMVTLSDDGTTRRADGFRLVAYDIPRGCLAAYYPETNPLVPLSAVADQARTPTSKSIPVMLVPSQAAPRTEADTAATAEA; encoded by the coding sequence ATGAAGCACCAGAAGATCGAGTTTTACCGTCATCCGGCCGGTGGCTGGGGCGCGCTCAAGAGCGTTGCGCACCAGTTGCTGTCGCAGGGCATCGCCGCCAAGGGCGCCAAGACGCTGCTGTCGGCCAACCAGCCGGACGGCTTCGACTGCCCCGGTTGCGCCTGGCCCGACCGCGACCATGCCTCCACCTTCGAGTTCTGCGAAAACGGCGTGAAAGCCGTGGCAGCCGAAGCCACGGCCCGCCGCACCACGCCCGAGTTCTTCGCGCAGCACACCGTGCGCGAACTGGCCGAGTGGTCCGATTTCGCGCTCGAAGACCAGGGGCGCCTGACGCACCCGATGGTCTACGACGCGGCCACCGACAAATACGTCCCCATCGAATGGGACGCCGCCTTCGCCCTGATCGCGCAGCACCTGCGCGCGCTGCCCGATCCGAACCAGGCGATCTTCTACACCTCCGGCCGCACCAGCAATGAGGCGGCCTTCCTCTACCAGCTGTTCGTGCGCGCCTATGGCACGAACAACTTCCCCGACTGCTCCAACATGTGCCACGAGCCCTCCGGCACGGGCATGCGGAGCAGCATCGGCGTCGGCAAGGGCACCGTCACCCTCGACGATTTCACTCAAGCCGACGCGATCTTCATCTTCGGCCAGAACCCGGGGACGAACCACCCGCGCATGCTCGGTGAGCTGCGCGAGGCCGCCAAGCGCGGCGCGGCCATCGTGTCGTTCAACCCGCTGCGCGAGCGCGGGCTGGAACGCTTTGCCGATCCGCAAAGCAAGATCGAGATGCTCACGCTGGGCTCGACGCGCATCAGCACCGAATACCACCAGGTCCGCATCGGCGGTGACCTGGCCACCATCAAGGGCCTGATCAAGCATGTGATCGAGCGCGACGACGCGGCGTGCAGCCGTGGCGAGCCCGCCATCATCGATCACGACTTCGTGGCCCGGCACACCGGCGGCTACGACACCTTCGCCGCCGACGTGCGCGCCGAATCGTGGGCGACCATCGAGGCCGAATCGGGCCTGTCCGAAGCCGAGATCCGCCAGGCCGGCGACACCTACATCCGGGCCGGCAGCGTGATCGCCTGCTGGGGCATGGGCATCACCCAGCACAAGCATTCGGTGGCGACCATCCAGATGATCGTCAACCTGCTGCTGCTGCGCGGCAACATCGGCCGCCCGGGCGCCGGCGCGTGTCCGGTGCGCGGCCACAGCAACGTGCAGGGCGACCGCACCATGGGCATCTACGAGAAGCCCGCGCCGGCCTTCCTCGACCGGCTGGACAGCGTCTTCGGCTTGACCGTGCCGCGCGAACACGGCTACGACACGGTCGGCGCCATCGAGGCGATGCGCAACGGCGCGGCGCGCGTGTTCTTCGCCATGGGCGGCAACTTCGCGGCGGCCACGCCGGATACCGCCGCCACCTGGGCCGGTCTGCGCCAGTGCGACCTGACCGTGCACGTGACCACCAAGCTCAACCGCAGCCACATCGTGCACGGCCAGGCCGCGCTGATCCTGCCGTGCCTGGGCCGCACCGAAATCGACCAGCAGGCCGGCGGCGCGCAGGGCGTGACGGTGGAAGACTCGATGAGCATGGTGCATATGTCGGCGGGCATCAATCCGCCGGCCTCACCGCACCTGCTGTCCGAGCCGGCCATCGTGGCGCGCCTGGCCGAGGCCACGCTGCCCGAGCACACCGTGCCGTGGCGCTGGCTGGTCGAAGACTACGACCGCATCCGCGAGCGCATCGAAGCGGTGTTCGATGACTTCGCCGGCTTCAACGAGAAGATCCGCGTGCCGGGCGGCTTCCGCCTGCGCAACACGGCATCGGAGCGGATCTGGAACACGCCGTCGGGCAAGGCGGTCTTCCACACGCACGGCATCCCGACCGACACGCCCGTGCACCGCGCCCGCGAGCGCCATGCCGATGCCACCGTCTTCACGCTGGCCACGGTGCGTTCGCACGACCAGTACAACACCACCATCTACGGCATGGACGACCGCTATCGCGGCGTGTTCGGCCAGCGCCGCGTGGTCTTCATCCACGCAGAGGACCTGCGCACCATCCGCCTGAAAGACGGCGACTGGGTCGACATGGTCACGCTGTCCGACGATGGCACCACGCGCCGCGCCGACGGCTTCCGCCTGGTGGCGTACGACATCCCGCGCGGCTGCCTGGCGGCGTATTACCCCGAAACCAACCCGCTGGTGCCGCTGTCCGCCGTGGCCGACCAGGCCCGCACGCCGACGTCCAAGTCGATCCCGGTGATGCTGGTGCCGAGCCAGGCCGCACCGCGCACCGAAGCGGACACAGCGGCCACCGCCGAAGCCTGA
- a CDS encoding MarR family transcriptional regulator, whose amino-acid sequence MIGTPGWSALQLALLAALQETEAGRPVSLPWLTKRVGERGSTVLRALHPLADAGLLRVTMDDTRWLVVLSDAGRHAHKDAAA is encoded by the coding sequence ATGATCGGAACTCCCGGCTGGTCGGCGCTGCAACTGGCGCTGCTGGCGGCATTGCAGGAAACCGAGGCGGGCAGGCCGGTGTCGCTGCCCTGGCTGACCAAGCGCGTGGGCGAGCGCGGCAGCACCGTGCTGCGCGCGCTGCATCCGCTGGCGGACGCAGGCTTGCTGCGCGTGACGATGGACGATACGCGCTGGCTGGTCGTGCTGTCCGATGCCGGCCGCCATGCGCACAAGGACGCTGCCGCATGA
- a CDS encoding OFA family MFS transporter — MSEAVLHPFFSRERTVAAVGFNRWLVPPAALAIHLCIGMAYGFSVFWLPLSRALGITQARTCGADVSLIAELFTTSCDWRISSLGWMYTLFFVFLGASAALWGGWLERVGPRKAGVVSAVCWCGGLLISAFGVQTHQLWMLWIGSGVIGGIGLGLGYISPVSTLIKWFPDKRGMATGMAIMGFGGGAMIGAPLADRLMKLFASADSVGVSQTFIVLAAIYFVFMMVGALGYRVPPAGWKPAGWKPSPAKANDTMVTQRHVHVSQAIKTPQFWLIWAVLCLNVSAGIGVLGMASPLLQEVFGGKLLGVTTAFTELTAAQKGQIAAIAAGFTGLLSLFNIGGRFFWASLSDRLGRKLTYAVFFALGFVLYAAIPWTSHTSNIALFSLAFCVILSMYGGGFATVPAYLADMFGTQMVGAIHGRLLTAWSTAGILGPVLVNYLREYQIAHGVARASVYDITMMVLAGLLVLGFICNLLVRPVDPKHFMTEAQLDEQRHAATAATPQAAAPETSLEWAAHPGSAVAVVLAWAAVGLPLGWGVWITLQKAAVLFS, encoded by the coding sequence ATGTCCGAAGCTGTTCTTCATCCATTTTTCTCGCGCGAGCGCACCGTCGCCGCGGTTGGATTCAACCGCTGGCTGGTACCACCCGCCGCACTGGCCATCCATCTGTGCATCGGCATGGCCTATGGTTTTTCCGTCTTCTGGCTGCCGCTGTCGCGGGCGCTGGGCATCACCCAGGCGCGCACCTGCGGCGCCGATGTCTCGCTGATCGCTGAGCTGTTCACCACCTCGTGCGACTGGCGCATTTCCAGCCTCGGCTGGATGTACACCCTCTTCTTCGTCTTCCTGGGCGCCTCCGCTGCGCTGTGGGGTGGCTGGCTGGAGCGCGTCGGCCCGCGCAAGGCCGGCGTGGTCTCCGCCGTGTGCTGGTGCGGCGGCCTGCTGATCTCGGCATTCGGCGTGCAGACGCACCAGCTGTGGATGCTGTGGATCGGCTCCGGCGTGATCGGGGGCATCGGCCTGGGCCTGGGCTACATCTCGCCCGTGTCGACGCTGATCAAGTGGTTCCCGGACAAGCGCGGCATGGCGACCGGCATGGCCATCATGGGCTTCGGCGGCGGCGCGATGATCGGTGCTCCGCTGGCTGACCGCCTGATGAAGCTGTTTGCCTCGGCCGATTCCGTGGGCGTGTCGCAAACGTTCATTGTGCTGGCCGCGATCTACTTCGTGTTCATGATGGTCGGTGCTCTGGGCTACCGCGTGCCGCCCGCAGGCTGGAAGCCCGCCGGCTGGAAACCGTCGCCCGCCAAGGCCAACGACACCATGGTCACGCAGCGCCACGTGCACGTCAGCCAGGCCATCAAGACGCCGCAGTTCTGGCTGATCTGGGCCGTGCTGTGCCTGAACGTTTCGGCCGGCATCGGTGTGCTAGGCATGGCTTCGCCGCTGCTGCAGGAAGTGTTCGGCGGCAAGCTGCTGGGCGTCACCACCGCGTTCACCGAACTGACCGCCGCGCAAAAGGGCCAGATCGCCGCCATCGCCGCGGGCTTCACCGGCCTGCTGAGCCTGTTCAACATCGGCGGCCGCTTCTTCTGGGCCTCGCTGTCGGACCGACTGGGCCGCAAGCTGACCTACGCCGTCTTCTTCGCGCTGGGCTTCGTGCTGTACGCCGCGATTCCCTGGACTTCGCACACCAGCAACATCGCGCTGTTCTCGCTGGCCTTCTGCGTGATCCTGAGCATGTACGGCGGCGGCTTCGCCACCGTGCCGGCCTACCTGGCCGACATGTTCGGCACCCAGATGGTGGGCGCCATCCACGGCCGCCTGCTGACGGCGTGGTCGACGGCCGGCATCCTGGGCCCGGTGCTGGTGAACTACCTGCGCGAATACCAGATCGCCCACGGCGTGGCCCGCGCGTCGGTCTACGACATCACGATGATGGTGCTGGCCGGCCTGCTGGTGCTCGGCTTCATCTGCAACCTGCTGGTGCGCCCGGTCGACCCGAAGCACTTCATGACCGAAGCGCAGTTGGACGAGCAGCGCCACGCCGCCACCGCCGCGACCCCGCAAGCCGCTGCACCGGAAACCTCGCTCGAGTGGGCGGCCCACCCGGGTTCGGCCGTGGCCGTGGTACTGGCCTGGGCCGCCGTCGGCCTGCCGTTGGGCTGGGGGGTTTGGATTACACTCCAGAAAGCTGCCGTGCTGTTCTCCTGA